The Rosa chinensis cultivar Old Blush chromosome 7, RchiOBHm-V2, whole genome shotgun sequence DNA segment ttcaataaatTGCTTGAAAGAAAATTAGCTAATAACAAACCAAAACATTTTCAACCAAAATGTCAAAATCTACCGCAAACCAATGACTTGGGAGAGCGTTTGGAAAGTGATGTCAACATAGTTTTCAAAACATTTTGCTTACAAATAACTTCCATAAATATTGGTTACGGACACAATAATGCAACTTCATGCTGAACCGACCCTATTTGATATCACCTACTCCATGTTTTCGTCGTGCAACTTATTTTAAATGGCAAAGAGATTGCAGTCCAAGACTTCATGTGTATACTGAATCACCTTTCTGATCCTCCACTCACATATATAGCTACTTCACCCACTTGATCGTTATTTTTTAAGAATAGACCAGCCTTATATACCCAAAGCCTCACTTTCACGCTTTACACATGCATAAGTTTTTCTACTCCCACTCATTATAATTAAAACGTTTCTTGTGTAACTTGAGGAGTATCAAGACTAACTTATTATGTTTTTTGAATTATAAAAGTCATCATTTATGTAGGTTAGCAAACATTACAATGATCACCCGGTATTAAAGGACCGTAAAAAATAGCCCTTATTTAGAACCTTATATACCCAAAGCCTCACTTTCACGCTTTACACACACGCACAAGTTTTTCTACTCCCACTCATTATAATTAAAACATTTCTTGTGTAACTTGAGGAATATCGATCAAGACTAACTCATTATGTTTTTTGAGTCGTAAAAGTCATCATTTATGTAGGTCAGCAAACATTACAATGATCACCCGCTTTTAAAAGACCGTAAAAAATAGCCCTCATTTAGAACCTTGTATACCCAAAGTCTCTCTTCACGCTTTACACACACGCACAAGTTTTTCTACTCCCACTCATTATAATTAAAACGTTTCTTGTGTAACTTCAGAAATATAAAGACGAACCCATTATGATTTTTGAGTCGTAAAAGTCATCATGTATGTAGGTCAGCAAACATTACAATGATCATCCGCTTTTAAGTGACCATAAAAAATAATCtttatttagaaaaaaaaaagaaagaaaaaagaactagTAAACCTGAAGATTCTATTGAATTATATATCTTTGCGACCTCCAACTCAAGCAAAAGCAAGAGAAACCGGAGCTTCCTCAACCAATAAGCGCAACAACTTTTTCCCACTTCTGATTTTCAGACGTGCGTACGGGTAGAACCAGACTCCCCCTCCTTCTTAGGTTTATTTTTGGAACCCTTTAGGTCTCCCACTCCTCTTCTTATTTTTGAAACCTACTATGTTATGTGGATTCAAAACTCAACCGTCAggaaataaatcaataatatatatttgtcGGGAAATTCTTCACAAGTGAGAAACAAAGAACATATTCCGGCCATTAACCCATTAAACCaacttaactacttaagtctCTCGATCATAGTTGGACCACAAGCTAGCTGACGATCCACACCATAATGTGAAGCCTTGCAATTTCACACTTCGAGAATTTGACGTTCTGTATAGATTCTATCAATTGTGTGCTTGAGAAAGATACCAAACCGACGGTGAATAGGTGAGTAGGTCCAGGACTGATAGCTCAGTTGCACTTGCATGCTTAGATTTTCTTCAATAAGGAATATTGCCCAGttggattttttcttttcttccaatACTTGAATTTTAAACTATGATTTATGGGAAAATCCCATCTGATGTGCTACTTCATCGTGTCGAGATTACAATTAGCAATTAGTTTCGTCACACCGTCCTTGGCCTAACATCGATATGGTCCTCACATTTCAACTGTCATGGCTTACTTCAACTATTGAAGATAGTCAATTTCAAATGCTCGATCATTTTTGGGACACAACTTTATAAATGGCTGCGTAAACAGAAGAATGATCGATTCATAACGCTTTTGGCCTTTTGGGTATTGTGCGGGTAGAGCCTCAAAACGTGTCGGAGTGGGAGTTGAAAGCAAATATCAGTATTAAAGAGTGATACACATGCCAGAATGGAACATCAGGTGCTTAACACGCGTAGGTTTGAATTTCATACCAAATTGGCTGCTTGATTGGTCGAGAGAGACTTGCGTGGGGCTGCCGCACCTCCACGGACAGATCATTTACTGTCCAACAGGAGGGTATTTTGGGGTATTGTACATTTAAAAAGAAGATGCAGTtttggaaaaagagagaaaaatttctGGTTTTGATTGGAAGGCCGCACCACCACCCCCTATGCAAGAATTTCTCTGATTGGTCGCATAGTAGAGGCTCAAGGCCAGAGAGTTGGGTAGAATTCAAATGGTAGGGACAAACTCTTTACCAGAAAATGTACCGGAAAGTGGAAACTTGAAAAGGTCTAAAAACTTTTGCTTCTAATTCTAATGAACGAGCACATGTTTCACATCCAAGCTTGTGTCAGTGTTACTGTTGGTGTTACAAGTAGTGAAGAGTATCAAACTCAGAAAAGAAATTATGGATTCCCTCCAGATTTGCTGACTAAAGATTTGCATATGTGCAATGGATTAAATTAATCATATGCCAAACTGTCCCGGGCATGAATGAGCAAAAATGGGGCAGATGGTGCGTTCATCCAATTTTTCTGTTAATGCATACACATTTACATTACAATACTAGAAGTGAGCAGAAGCTAGTTTTAGAAACTGGTGTGCCAAATTGCATCGTCACCTTCTCCGCATCTTTGGTGCacctcttccattctctccacCGATTTGCATATGCCACTGCAGCTCCAATCGAATGATGCAGCACAAGGGTTCCCGGCTTGAGCTTTCCACTCGCAATCTATGACAGAGATACAGATTTCATGTAATGAAAAAAAGCTCGAAAAGTACCTGTTCTAGTTAGAAGCATGAACTAAAGATTTACATTTTTAAGCTTGCTAATACTTCTTctaattataagtatgaactaAAGATTACATGTTTAAGCTTGCTACAGTTGCTACAATTTTCAGCAAGTGATCAGATGAGTTTTAAAAGCAGAGTAAGCCTTAATGTAACTCTTAATTGATTAACACAGATCATGAAAATCATCAGTCTTTGAATTAACTAACAGTTACACGTGtaaaaaccaaaatcacatttaTAATAACTTACCTGGAGGAGTCCCACAGCAAAGGCTTCGCTCGTCGATGTGCTGAACATCAAGACCAATAAACCAAGAACCCAGAGAAACATCTTCATTTGCATATCTGTGAAGTATGTGCCTGGAGGAAACAAGAACTCAATTAATAACATATTCTAGTTATATATCCCAGAAAAATGACGCTCCACAAAAGGTTTTACCTATGCACTGAAATGTAGGTTGCCAAATCTTTGGAAATTGCATATATTTGACCTGTTGCATGCCGGAAATATTTATTTCCCTCCTCTCCAAATTTCCAATATTCTGGTTCATGGTACTTGACCCCCCTAAAGCAAAGGTATATATATCATGATCGATGTGCATTTATAATAATCAGAAGGatgcccaatgttcagttgctTACTGATGTGCCAGGACAGGTCCAGACTTCATGCATCCAATATACGTACGAGGCTTTGATCTATGGCGGGCCAAAGTAGAACCAACCATACCTGTGAAATGTTAAATTGAACTTAGTGTCCCTGAATTCGAATCCAAGTTGTTCCCCCATCCAGTTTCAAAAGCAGAAAGAATTTATATACAAACCAAGATTTATGTGCACATCATCATCAACTTTAATATAAAAGTCAGCATCCCACTTGCTGACAGCTGCTGTAAAATATGTTTGGGTTTTTGAGGACAATTCGTGGTATCCCTCTATATGGTTCTGCAGACATACAATGGTAACAAGGCATAAAGTTAAACAAAGTATTTCAGTTTTGAACCAAAGGAGAATATGAAAAACTTAAACAACTAGAACAAGCCCACCAAAGGATTTAAGAATTTTGTTCCTTTATTTTGTACCCAAGAATATATATCTGCATGCACCACACCTTGCATGAGTCTCCAAACTACTGACTAACATAACAGGCTACCTTGGTACTCAGCACTCAGTAACTTACCAGTCGGAAAAAATCCTTATGTTTCTCATCTTCTGCATCAATGGCACGATCCAAAACACCACCAGAGGATGCACTGaggatcaaaaaagaaaaattgaaccaTTATGTTTTGAAAAATTATCATTCTGAAGCAAGCAGTAAAATGCCAGCCACTTGCAACAAGAGTTAGCCTACCTGTGTCCAATAACAAACCGCATTATAATTCCCTTCTCTGTCTCTAACTTCTTTAACTCGTCACCTAGGGAAATGCAACAGATAATTTATTATAGCAGCTACTAATTTTGATGCCAGAGAACAGTTAttaagtttttaaattcaaaccTCCAGGCATCCATGTTTCCCTGATTGAGTCCCTTCGCTTTCTGCTGCTGAAGGCAGTCATGATTCCCATGACAAAGAAAACCTTTTGGCGCTCCTTGAATGATTCGCTTCCTGTTTTTGTAACCACTGGAGATCCTTCATCATTGTCAGATTTGGAAGCTCTAGCTGCTGCTAGCTGCACCTCTAATGAGGATATTGTCTTGTCTAGCTTCCTAAGAGTTCCGACATGAATGTTACATATGAAGCAGTTACAATAGCGCACAAAGAAATTAACTCATTGTCTCGTATATATAGAAAATGACTTTGAGCTCTAAATAATATTTCTAAAATATAATAGTAGAAAATCAGAATCTACCTGATCACATCATGTGTTTGCGAGACTTGAGAAAAGATGTCGCCTGCCTTGTCAGTGTCTTCCTGCAATTGCATAGCTATTATTAAAGTGTGTTACGAAGGAAATGGAGCTAATGACTATAGGATCTTA contains these protein-coding regions:
- the LOC112178791 gene encoding beta-1,6-galactosyltransferase GALT31A gives rise to the protein MKMGLSRPHKVGNGVSTRWVSLFCIASFFLGVLVVNRFWAAIDADEIDEEASSLEKHQSRSLYPVVNCEKKEDTDKAGDIFSQVSQTHDVIRKLDKTISSLEVQLAAARASKSDNDEGSPVVTKTGSESFKERQKVFFVMGIMTAFSSRKRRDSIRETWMPGGDELKKLETEKGIIMRFVIGHSASSGGVLDRAIDAEDEKHKDFFRLNHIEGYHELSSKTQTYFTAAVSKWDADFYIKVDDDVHINLGMVGSTLARHRSKPRTYIGCMKSGPVLAHQGVKYHEPEYWKFGEEGNKYFRHATGQIYAISKDLATYISVHRHILHRYANEDVSLGSWFIGLDVQHIDERSLCCGTPPDCEWKAQAGNPCAASFDWSCSGICKSVERMEEVHQRCGEGDDAIWHTSF